The genomic interval AATGTCAATCTCAGTAGACAGGGCACCAACCTGGATCTCTATGCAGAAGGGGATACCAAAGAGTGCATGGTTTTACAAGGGGCTGACTTGAAGGAAGCCAGGTTACCGGATGGGTCAGTCTATCCCTAGAGCATTAGGACAATTTTTGGATTTAAGGCAGAGGGCAGAAGGAGGACGGTTAATTCCTTCTTGAGACTTAGAACGAGAACAAAATAAAATTGGTAATCTGTAGGAGCTTAGCATTCGGCAGGTCTGCTTGCGGCTATGGCAAAGGTTTTCGCCCGAATGCTAAACCCTTACGGTTAGAGTTGCCGATACGATTTAATTCACGATCGTTAGCATCTGCTGCCAACTGAACAAACCCGCAATTCCGCTTAGGGCAGATTTCCTGATTCCCTCGCAGAAGTGATGAAGAAAGTTAGAAAGGTCGTGTCCCCCACCACCGTTTAAGACGATTTGCTGCTTGCCCCATCTGCCCCTTGCAGACCGGTAGATCACCAACCTGCCGCAGAAAAATCGTTTCATCATCCATTTATCTCTATCTATTACTTATCCCTATCTATCAGCGGTTTGAGGAAACTGTGAAAAACCGTAATTGGCTTAACATCACGGAGTATCTACTTCTTTTTGGTACAGGCATTGGCTCAGTGGTTGCTGCGCTTGTATTTCAGCAGCTTTTGTTGACAGCAGCACCGATGATGTCACTGCTGTTTCTACTCAACTTAATTAATCGTCGTCGAAGCGAAGAATCGATCCAGGAAAATACCACCGCATCCCTTGCAGAGTTAGATCAAAAGCTCTCAACTGACATCGCGGCACTGCAACAGCAAGCTCAGGTGTTGCCCAATTTCCTAGATCTTGCCAGTCTCCGGAAATCCGTTTTGAGTAAGAACGAGGAAGGATTAAATGGGTTAGCACAGGAAATTACCCAACTCAAACGTGAAATCGCAAAACCGGATGTCCGACTTCTGCGGCAGGACATTCGCCAGCTTCAGGAACAGTATGCGGGTGTTGCCGAGTCCCTGACCAGTATTACGAGTCAGTTAAATCGGCTCAGTACAACGAATCGAGTCGAGGGTTTGGAAGCAGCGATCGCCCAATTGAGATCGGAACTGTCCCAACTGCAAACCAACCTTCATCAGCTGAATGACGAACAGCGGATTAACAATTCCCGCGCATTGCAAGATCAAATTAACCATCTCAACCGTCGTTTAAACAAATTGCCCACTCCCTTCGATGCCACCTCCCTCAAGCAAGATGTGGAAGCGCTGGTAAAAATGATGGGTGACATGGTGTCACGGCGCGAACTGACCCGGTTGATGGCACAGATTGAAAAACTCAGCCAGCAGCATGAATCCTTCGAAAAATCCGTAACACCACTTAAGGTTGCAACGGCAATTCTAAAAAAGCAGCTTGATACCCTCAACACCAGGGTTAGCGCAAGGGAACAAGTGGCTGACCAGGTATTAGAAGCGGCACTGCGTCAGCCACAGGCATCGGTCGTTGATAGTTTGAAAACCACCATTACCTCCCTGGAGCAACGCCTGAACCAGCTTCCTGCTTCCTCCGATTTATCCAATTTGCGAGTGGAAATGCAGGGGATGGTTTCTGCACAACTGGGGCAACTCCAGCAACAGTTGACCTCGATGCAGCAGTTTTCCCAAACCCTCGATCGCCAGCAAAAAACGCTGCGTGATTGGGTCAACCGCCTTCCCCAAACCCTGGATACCTCTGCTTTGCAGAATGAAGTCAAATACCTGGCTGCCAGGGTAGAGTGGGCAGAAAATCACGCAACCGATGTTCAGGGGCAGATCGAAACCGCAGTGAAGAGCCAGATGGATGAGGTCGCCCAGCAACTTCAAGCCAGCTACCCAACCCCTCAATATGAACTAGTGTTCGATGTCAAAGCAGCCAGCCAATCATCCACCCAGGCTCTCCAGGGCTGTAGCCCAGCAGTGCTAGAAGAGGCACTGGAAAAAGCTCAGGCTCGTTTAATTGTGGTGTTTCCCTTCCCCACCCCAGACACACTAAATCAGGAGTTGATCCAAAAATTCAAAGCTTTTCTTGATCGCCAGGGTTGTCTGGATATTGGCTGGGGTCATTTGGGAGATATGAGCCAGCATCATTTTCCTCGATCACTCGATCGCCGTCGTAGTATTAATCCCACTGAACAGGGGTTTTTGTACGAAACGCTGAACCAATTAACCCAACTCAAGCGCCTATATCCCACCCAGTTCCGGTTTAAGGTGCTGGGAACCAGCGAAAACTTTTTGGTCTGCGATCGCAGCTTTGCCATTTTGGGTGCCCAATCCATCGCAACTGCCAGTGTGGTTTTTCCCCAGGCGGCGGTTGGCTTACGCACCGTTGATCTCGACATTATTCAAGGATTAGTTGCCCGCTTTGATGACCCGGTGCTGGATGCCAGCGATTCAATCTCATACTATAACCGTGCTGCAACCCGCTATGACCTGGGTGATCGCCAGGGTGCAATCGCAGATTATACGCAGGTTTTGCGAATTAATCCCAGAGATGATGTTGCCTATAACAATCGTGGCTTAGCCCGCTACGATCAGGGCGATCGCCAGGGAGCGATTCAAGATTTTGATCTGGCAGTGCAGCATAACCCCAAAAACTTTGTTGCCTTTTGCAATCGGGGATTTCTCCGTTCCGAAATGGGCGACAAATTAGGGGCGATCGAAGACTACACCTACGCCCTCAAAATCAACCCAGACTACACCACCGCCTACTTCTACCGGGGGCTTGCCCGCACCCGGTTGCAAAACAAACTGGGCGCAATCCAGGACTATTCGGAAGTCATTCGACTCAATCCGCAAGACGCTACTGCCTATTTCTACCGAGGACTTGCCGCCACCAAAATCGGTCAGCGCCTCAATGCTATCAATGATTTGCAACAAGCTGCTCAACTGTTCTCCGAACAGGGAGACGCCGAAAACTATCAACAGTCCCTTCGTACCCTCAAAAAACTCCACAAAACCCTTGCCATTGAAGGCTCAGATAAACCCCTGGTCTCAAATGGAGCTTAGCTAGATGGTAGGTGGCAGGTGGTAGGTGATAGGTGGCAGGTGGTAGGTGGCAGAGAGGGTGAGAGGGATAGGGGAGATAGGGGAAGAGTTTGAAGTTGGGTCATTCGTTATTCGTCATTGGCAGCCAATTTACTCCCCTATCCTCCTCACCTTCTCTATCCTCGACATCTCCCCATCTCTTCCTATCCTTCATCCTTTCCCTTTCACCCACTTGGATGATACTGACCGGGGAAGTTGATTGAGATTGGGAAGCGGTAACTTAGGAGTATCAAAAGCAATTTACGGAGGGATGAAGATGCATCCTCCTACGGATACTATAGGCTGGACTGCTCAAGTGATTGCAAATCTAAAATTTAGCAAGCCACTCCTGAAAGTTGGTTGTAAAAAGGTGGAAGTTCTGGAACTGCGGAAACTACTGGCTCATTGGAATATTGATGTTGATACAGTTTCAGATGTTTTCGACAATCAACTAGAAAGTGCTGTGAAGACCTTTCAGCGACGGGTTTTTCTGAAAGAAGACGGAATTGTAGATGCGTTCACCTGGCAGGCTCTCTATCGGGGTGCGCCGGTCGATATGCCTGAAATTAAACGGGGATGTTCAGGTGAGGCAGTCAAGTTACTTCAGTCTGCCCTCAAATCCACAGGAGCATTCCCGATGGATGTAGATGGCAAATTTGGCTCTTTAACGGAAATGTCGGTCCGTAATTTCCAAAGGCGTCAGGGCTTAGTTGCTGATGGTATTGTTGGGGCTTGTACCTGGAGAGCACTGAGCAGAATTCCGCGCTAATCGTGTCAGAGAGGGTAGTTGGGAACGATCGGTTACCAGGTTTCAAGGAGCCGATAAAATCCGTTTTGGCAATTGGGGTCGGGTAGGGGCAGATTTTACTATGAATTCTTCCTCCTTCTGCCCTTTGCCCGCTACCTTCTACATTTGATGATTAAGGCATCTGAGGTAAAAGCGCGGCCATTTCTTTCTGTACCTGCTGTCGATCGGAAATTGCTGGTTGAAAGTCAGATTGAATCTTAATTGCCTGGTCAAAGGCTTTAATTGCTTCTGGATATCGCTTCAATTCATACAATACCCGCCCTTTTAAGTACCAGGGATAGTGGGTATCTGACCGTATTTGGATTGCCTGATCAAAACAGGCGATCGCATCCTTGAATCGCTTCAGGCGGGCTAAGGTGCCTCCCAATCCACAGAGAAAATCAATACTTTCGGGTCGAAGTCGCAGGGCGCGCGCATAGGCAGCGATGGCCGCTTCATAATGCTCCAGGGCATACAATACCCTCCCTTTCAGACCCCACAGGTTTGCATCGTCAGACCAAATTTGAGCAGCTCGGTTGTAGGCAACCAGAGCCTCTGAATACTGCTGTTGTTTTTCCAGTGTCTGCCCCCTTTTCAACCACTTGCGGTAGGTGTCCTGGTTTACCGCATCGGCAGATATAATCGGCTTAGCAGGTTGCTTGCTATCTTTTTTGACGGGGAATAAATCAATCGTCGTTTCTTCCAATTCCTCTGGCTCTGGGCGGGCGTCAGCTACCTCAGTTTCCTCAGTCGCGCGAGGGCGGCTAATAATCGTTTCCTCCACGGGTTCAGGGGTTGTGTTTTCTAAAACGGGCTGTCCCTGGAGGCGGCGTTTGTAATCATCCAATACCATTTGCAGGTTTTGAACTGCAAAGTGAGAGGTTGGTTGGTCAGAGGCCCCGACCGATACAACCGTTTCATCCTCCTCGACTACAGACTCTACTAACCTCGGTTGTAGTTGGGTCAACATGCGTCTGCGCCCTTCCACCGCTGCCTGAAAGTCAGGTTTAAGCTGAACGGCCCGATCATAGGAGGCGATCGCCTCCTCATACCGCTGCAAATTCTCCAGCAATCGTCCTCGGTCGTTCCATGCCCAATAGTTATCAGGTTGAATCTGAACGACTCGGTAGTAGGATGCAATTGCCTCTTCATAGCGCTGAAGTTTTTCCAGCATGGTACTCCGCTTGAACCAGGCAACATGATCGTCGGGCTGAATTTCGACTACTCGATCGTAGGCAGCAACTGCGTCCTCATAACAGTTCAGGTTTTCCAATGCCATGCCACGCATCAACCAGGCAATGGAATCATTTGGATTCTCCTGAATAGCGCGATCGCAGGAGGCAACCGCTTCATCGTAATGCTGAAGGTGGTAGAGCGTGTCTACCCGTTTCAGTTGACTGAGTACACGCTTACGGCTTTCAATTGCCAACTGAAAATCAGGTTTAAGCTGAACAGCCCGATCGTAGGAGGCGATCGCCTCCTCATGCCGCTGCAACGCCTCCAGTACCTTGCCCTGATCATGCCAGACCCAGTAATTCTCAGGTTGTAAGCGGATCACCTGCTCGTAGGACTGCAATGCCTCTGGGTAGCGATGGAGAATTTCTAACGCCGCACCGCGTTTTAGCCATGCCAGGTAGTCCTCTGGCTGAAGTTGCACCACATGCTCGTAGGATTCAGCGGCTTCCTCATACTGTTTCAGATTTTCTAGCGCAATGCCCCGCTTAAACCATGCCAGGTAGTCGTCAGACTTGGCCTGAATCACCCGATCATAGGCGCTGATGGCTTCCTTGTAGCGCTGAAGTTGAAACAGCTCATCCCCCCGCTCTAACCAGGCAAGATGACCATCAAAACTAACCAGCTTTGGCTCAGCCAGCAGGGATTCTACGGAAGTTGTATGGGTGAGAGGCTTGAGGGCTGCCAGGGCTTCTGTTGCAGAAGGGTAACGCTGCCGGAAGTCATAGCGCACCATTGTGTCCAAAATTTCGGCAAGTTCTGGGCTTACGCGTACCTGGTCGCGCCAGATAATTTCGCTGGTTTTAGGATCTTCCTTCAGTTTTCTCGGATATACCCCGGTCAGGCATTGAATTGCCAGCATCCCGACTGCATAAATGTCACTGCTAAAGCGAGGTTTTCCGGCAAGCTGTTCGTTTGGCATGTAACCTGAAGAACCAACCGCAACCGTCACACTTGCCTGATCCGGGGAATCATACGCATCCATCCCAATTTGTTTGACTGCCCCAAAGTCAATCAAAATCATGCGCCGATCGCCCTTCCGTCGGATCAGATTGGAGGGCTTAATATCGCGATGAATGACTTGCTGTTGATGGACAAACTCCAGAACAGTCAAAATATCCTGAAGCAGATGAAGCACCTCAGCTTCCGTGAATTGCTTGCGCGCCTTAATTTCTCGGCTCAGAACCTCTCCTTCAACGAGTTCCTGAACCAGGTAAAAATCCTGATTTTCCTCAAAGTGGGCAAACAGCCTTGGAATTTGATCATGGCTACCCAGGGCATAAAGTGCCTGTGCTTCACTATCAAATAACCGTCTTGCAGTCTGCAAAGCTTCCAGATTGGTCATGCGGGGCTTTAGCTGCTTTACCACACACTCAGGGTTACCAGGGAGGTGCAAGTCTACAGCTAAAAACGTCTGCCCAAAGCCACCGCCACCTAAATGACGGACAATCCGGTAGCGCCCCCCAAGGATTTTGCCCAGCATAGCCTGATAAAAATTTTAGTATTTGGGAATCAGCACAGGGACAATCCAGAAAAACTGGCATCAGTGATGAACGATCGCCAAAGTGGCATTGGCATCTGTAGTAATTCCAGTTAACTCTTAGGATTACAATAAAGATGGGGAATTGGGATAGGGAAACTACTTAAGAACCATTTCCCTACAAACAATTCATCAATTACACGGAGATTGATGAACGCTTGATGAAATAAAGCTTGATTACAAAATAGGGTTTAGGGACTAGAGTCTGGGAGTTAGAAAAGAAACTTTTCCTGCCTGGCAGGGGTGCGATCTTCGTGATGACGGGTTAAAAATTTTCTAAGTAATCGCTTAACACCCTGCGGGCTTCGTCATTTGAAGGAAGACGATGGTTGATTTTGAATAGAAACGGTTTCACCCTGACCTCGGTAATCCTGGCGGGTTCCCAAATACAAAGCGTTACTCCTTCTTCATTTTGGGTAATGCTGTACTGAATTGGGGGAAGCGGCTTAAGGGATTGCATAGATAGCTGGGGCAACTCAAAAACATGGGTGGATGCGGATGTCAGTATACCCTAGCAACCTACTATTCGGTTGTGGTGATTAACCATCCGGAGAACTGGCCACCTCTTTGCAAAAAGCTAGGACGG from Kovacikia minuta CCNUW1 carries:
- a CDS encoding tetratricopeptide repeat protein; translation: MKNRNWLNITEYLLLFGTGIGSVVAALVFQQLLLTAAPMMSLLFLLNLINRRRSEESIQENTTASLAELDQKLSTDIAALQQQAQVLPNFLDLASLRKSVLSKNEEGLNGLAQEITQLKREIAKPDVRLLRQDIRQLQEQYAGVAESLTSITSQLNRLSTTNRVEGLEAAIAQLRSELSQLQTNLHQLNDEQRINNSRALQDQINHLNRRLNKLPTPFDATSLKQDVEALVKMMGDMVSRRELTRLMAQIEKLSQQHESFEKSVTPLKVATAILKKQLDTLNTRVSAREQVADQVLEAALRQPQASVVDSLKTTITSLEQRLNQLPASSDLSNLRVEMQGMVSAQLGQLQQQLTSMQQFSQTLDRQQKTLRDWVNRLPQTLDTSALQNEVKYLAARVEWAENHATDVQGQIETAVKSQMDEVAQQLQASYPTPQYELVFDVKAASQSSTQALQGCSPAVLEEALEKAQARLIVVFPFPTPDTLNQELIQKFKAFLDRQGCLDIGWGHLGDMSQHHFPRSLDRRRSINPTEQGFLYETLNQLTQLKRLYPTQFRFKVLGTSENFLVCDRSFAILGAQSIATASVVFPQAAVGLRTVDLDIIQGLVARFDDPVLDASDSISYYNRAATRYDLGDRQGAIADYTQVLRINPRDDVAYNNRGLARYDQGDRQGAIQDFDLAVQHNPKNFVAFCNRGFLRSEMGDKLGAIEDYTYALKINPDYTTAYFYRGLARTRLQNKLGAIQDYSEVIRLNPQDATAYFYRGLAATKIGQRLNAINDLQQAAQLFSEQGDAENYQQSLRTLKKLHKTLAIEGSDKPLVSNGA
- a CDS encoding peptidoglycan-binding domain-containing protein, with amino-acid sequence MHPPTDTIGWTAQVIANLKFSKPLLKVGCKKVEVLELRKLLAHWNIDVDTVSDVFDNQLESAVKTFQRRVFLKEDGIVDAFTWQALYRGAPVDMPEIKRGCSGEAVKLLQSALKSTGAFPMDVDGKFGSLTEMSVRNFQRRQGLVADGIVGACTWRALSRIPR
- a CDS encoding tetratricopeptide repeat protein, whose amino-acid sequence is MLGKILGGRYRIVRHLGGGGFGQTFLAVDLHLPGNPECVVKQLKPRMTNLEALQTARRLFDSEAQALYALGSHDQIPRLFAHFEENQDFYLVQELVEGEVLSREIKARKQFTEAEVLHLLQDILTVLEFVHQQQVIHRDIKPSNLIRRKGDRRMILIDFGAVKQIGMDAYDSPDQASVTVAVGSSGYMPNEQLAGKPRFSSDIYAVGMLAIQCLTGVYPRKLKEDPKTSEIIWRDQVRVSPELAEILDTMVRYDFRQRYPSATEALAALKPLTHTTSVESLLAEPKLVSFDGHLAWLERGDELFQLQRYKEAISAYDRVIQAKSDDYLAWFKRGIALENLKQYEEAAESYEHVVQLQPEDYLAWLKRGAALEILHRYPEALQSYEQVIRLQPENYWVWHDQGKVLEALQRHEEAIASYDRAVQLKPDFQLAIESRKRVLSQLKRVDTLYHLQHYDEAVASCDRAIQENPNDSIAWLMRGMALENLNCYEDAVAAYDRVVEIQPDDHVAWFKRSTMLEKLQRYEEAIASYYRVVQIQPDNYWAWNDRGRLLENLQRYEEAIASYDRAVQLKPDFQAAVEGRRRMLTQLQPRLVESVVEEDETVVSVGASDQPTSHFAVQNLQMVLDDYKRRLQGQPVLENTTPEPVEETIISRPRATEETEVADARPEPEELEETTIDLFPVKKDSKQPAKPIISADAVNQDTYRKWLKRGQTLEKQQQYSEALVAYNRAAQIWSDDANLWGLKGRVLYALEHYEAAIAAYARALRLRPESIDFLCGLGGTLARLKRFKDAIACFDQAIQIRSDTHYPWYLKGRVLYELKRYPEAIKAFDQAIKIQSDFQPAISDRQQVQKEMAALLPQMP